The nucleotide window GTCCCCTGTGTGAGCCAGGCATGGACTTCCATGCTGTGCCgcagagggctgggggctgtgCTGATGGGCCTGCCCCAGGGTCAGCCACTTGCAAGAAGACCTGGCTTTGGGGGAGCAGGGCAGGCGGGGCCAGGAGCTCTGGAGCCACTTTGATGCCATCCCCAACCATCCTGGGCCTCACCTTGGGCAGGGTACCTGCCTCAGCCCCTGACCCTCGTTCCCCATAAGTGGAACTTGTCTGGGGTTGGGAGTTGGGGGGCTGTTGTCTGGGATGTTAGGGTGTGGACAAAGGAGCACAGGGCAGAAAAGGCCCAAATAGCCGGGAAGGGGCCTCCACATGAGCGCTGGGCTGCccagagaggtgggaggtgggagggggctggggaccTGGCCCAGGGTCCGGGGGCCTGTTCTCAGGGCTCCCTGTGGATGTGAGTGTGGGGGAGGCTGGCAGCTCTTCCAGAGACCCCTCCCTCGGAGCCTGGCTTGGGGACAGGGCCGCAGACAGCCCGGGCTTTGGCGGCTTTAGGACTGGGGCGGGGTGGCGAAGAACTCCTGCTCTGGACATCCAGGCCTTCGTTCCGGCCATGGGCCCCGACAGTTGTGTGGTCCTGGACAAAGACTCTGAACCTCCTCAGGCCTCGGTTTGCTGAGCTGTGAGTGGGGCCACAGGGTGTCTGTCTGCACAGCCATGGGCAGAATTAAATGAGGTGACATGCCTGGCACCTAGAAGGCCCTTATGGGAGCCCCGAGGGGAACACAAAAAGGTCTGGTTGCAgacccctgggggtgggggccggccCGGTGGGTGCGGTGCAGAGCCAGGACACGACCTGGTTATCAGCACGGGGGTCTTGCCAGAACCGGCCTTCCTCACAGGTCCCACACCCtctgggcagagccagggccaAGGGGGAGTGTGCTGTGCATgaggctggggtgcagggggaCAGCATCGGCCGCTGGGGGCTGCGGGGGTGCACCCCCTCtagcccttcccctctgcctcccttccaggCTGCATGCACGGTTCTACGAGCTGGCCCCCAACCTCGTCCCGATGGACTACAGGAAGAGCCCCGTCGTCCACGTGCCCATGAGCCTCATCATCCAGATGCCGGAGCTCCGGGTACGAGAGGCCACTGCTGCCgggcaggtgggctggggggggcagCAGACAGCCCTGACCTGGGTTGAGGCCGGCTCCACCGTCCACAGCTGTGTGTCCCCGAGAGGCTcgctgaacctctctgtgcctgttcgCTCCCCTGCGCTCTCTGAACTCGTGTGTGGGGGCTGCATATGGGGCTGCGCTCACCGCTTGCCCCTTTGTGAAATGGCCAGGTGGCTCTGCGTGGCCGaacttgtctgttttgtttttttttttttttcccaagattgtatttatttacttgagagggatgagcagagggagagggacgagcagatgctgagcacagagcccgacatgcggctcgatctcatgaccctgagatcgtgacccagGCCAAGCCGAGAGTCCCacactcaatcgactgagccgCCTGGGCGCCCCTCGTCTGCCTTTTTAGACGATTCTCCTGTCTCTGCCTCGTCTGTCTTTCTCCTCTCACCCCCGTCATGCACACCATCCCTTTTCGACCTGCCGGTCTTGTCAGAATGCTGCTTGGGGCCAGCGGGTCTGGGTGGTGGGGGCCGATTGTTTTCCAGCGGATGCTGCTGGGCCTCAGACCACGGGTATGTCGACAGGAAAGTTTCGTTCGTGAGTTCCTTGCCCGTAAGGCATCCAATGCACGCCAGTGGTAGGGAGACTGGCGTTTGGGGCACAACTGCATCGTGCGTGGGACTTGGCCAGGAGCCCCCTCCAGGCCCGGGATGTGTGACTCGGGGTCAGAGCACCACGTGGCGTCCTTTCTGGCCGTCTCCTGGTTGTGACCTCCGTCTGAGGGACGGTGAGGCACAGGCTTGGCCCTGGCCGGTGTCCACCAGCCTAGAGAGGGGCCTGAGCCCTGGCCCGGAGGTCAGTGCGGGGGCGTGGGGCAATTGGGCAGTCACCACGCACATGGTCTCTGAGCCTTTGTGGCCCGACATCTAGTGGGGGTGGCCGAGCCCAGTTGGGGTGGGGACTCCAGGAAGAGTGAGCCCCGGGATCAGAGGACGGAGTCGAGGGTGCGACTCCCGGAGCAGGAGCCCCGACCGGGGTGATGATGGCTTGGCCTCTGACAGGCCTTCCCAGTCTTGCCGCTTGTCCCAGCCCCTTTCTCCGAGCCTTGGGGGCCCCACTTCTGCCTCCCACGACCCTGGCCTGACCCAGCCTAGCCCAGGGCTGCCCGTGCACCCCTCTGGGCAGCAAGGTGGTGCCCCTGTCTGAGACGAGGCAGTGCCTGTGGCGAGCGCGCCTTGGCCCTGCCAGCTCTGTGCTCGTCTGAGCCACATAACCCAAGGAACCCCGGCGCCCGGCCTCGCATCGCCTCACCCTCCCTCCCGTCACACCTTATTCAGCTCCTCATACAGCGGCCGACCAGGCCCAGTTCTCATTCACACTTTGCAGAAGGGGCCGTGGGGGCTCACAGGGGTTAGCTCACCCGTCCGAGGCTGCATGGATTGTAGCGGTCTCTCTCGAGTGCTCTCCGTCACCCTGTACCCATGGGACCGCTGTGGCTATTTGCTGCAGGAGAACCCCTTCAAGGAAAGGATCGTGGAGGCTTTTTCTGAGGACGGCGAGGGGAACCTCACCTTCAACGACTTTGTGGACATGTTCTCCGTGCTGTGCGAATCGGCTCCCCGGGAGCTCAAGGCAAACTATGCCTTCAAGATCTACGGTACGGGCCTGGAGGGCGACTGCGGGGGGCGGTTTTCAGGGACGTGGGATCCTGGGGGGGTGGTCTGTGGACACCACAGTGGGAGTGGGCATGCCCGGGGGACGGAGCAGCAAGGAGGTGCCAGGCTTCCTGAGGATGTGAGACAGGTGGTGTGAGCCCAGGGAGGTCGCAGGTCAGGCTGGGAGGAGCCGGCCAAGGAGCTTGGACTGGGGCTTCGGGGCCACTGCAGGCTTCGGGTGGGACAGGGCAGTTCTGCATTCTGAACGTGTGAGCCAGGgtccaggggctggagagggcGCCTCGGCCAGGCAGCAGGGCTCCCAGGGCCGCGGTCATGCCAGCCATCAGAGGAGAGAACTTCATGCAGCTGGCCTGCCCTCCCGTGGGGACACCGAGTTCCAGGGAGGAACTGGGCCCATGCTGGTGGAGGGGCCATGACAGACCTACTTGACCAGCCTGTGGCTCCGGGCCCTCTTgggatttttcattttgtagCCGCTGTGCCGCTTTCAGGGGCCTGGTCTCACCCCGTTGTATGTGTGCGTCAGAAGGACGGAAGCAGGGGGTCCACGCTGCACGAGCTGTGCCTCCAGTTCACGCCCAGAGCTTCCCTGCTGCACCTGTCACCCTCCAGTCTTGGACCCCTGACGTCGTGCGCAGGGCATCGTGCAAGGGGCAAGCTGTCATCTTCCAGCAGGGGGCatgggggggcaggcagggaccGGTACGGGGCCACCGCggctccctgctgccccagctgCGGGACAGAGCGGGAAAGGCAAACACGGGCTTTGGTGCTGGGGAGAGTCGCGGCCTGACTTGCGGCAAGGGTCACCGCCTTCCTGGGCCTCGGCTCCTTCACATGAAAGGGGCGCCGGCCTCCAGCTGGCCAGTCAGCCAGCACGTCTCTGCAGAGCTTGCGGGACACCCCTGCGGGGGCGCAGGCAAATCCCACCCGTGCCTGTCCTAGGGGCTTCCGCAGCCCAGTGTGGAGGTGGGCCGTGCGGGTGCCTGTCAAGGGGCTAGaccctggggtccagccctgacCGGGGGTGTGCCTCCGGTCACGTGCCCTCTGCAAGACCGTGTTCTTCATCCACGTAGGAGCCTGGACGGGCCGATCGGCTCATGTGGGCGGTGCCGTGAGGCGGAGCGCGTGCCGCTCCCACTGGCCGCCACGCTCTTCATCGTGCCATTCACGTCAGGGCGCAGCGAGCCGTTGGGGGCTCGGGGGGTGTTAGACCTGAAACTTGGAGGACGAATGGGAATTTGCTGGACAGACGAGCGGGGGCAGGGTGTCAGGGTCACTGCCGAGAGCCGTGTGGCTGTGCTTTGGGGCAGTGGGAGTGCCTTCTGCCAAGTGAAATCAAATCATGCGGCCTGCTGTGTGCACGGAGACCAGCCTGGGCCTCTCTCCGGGGGCTTCCACGTCTCTTGGCCACCACCGCATCTGGCAGGGGGCCTGCAGGAGGCCACGTGGTGCAGTGGAGAGAACGTggctgtgggtgggtgggggtttCGTGGCAAACAGGCCCGGTCAGCATCTTGGCTCCCCCTCCGAGCAGCCCTCTGACCTTGATTCAGTGGCTTGGCCCtcctgggcctcggtttcctctgctccagagagagcacagggccCACAGTGGGGTGTGGCCAGGAGGGTCTGGTGTCACAAGCCTCAGACTCAGACCTGGAAGGGTCTCGGGCCAGGTTTGTACGTACGACCATCATGGGCTCCTGTGGGGTGAATGTTGGCTCGTCCGAGGTGCTGTTCCCCCTGGGCCTGGGCACCGGGGGCGGGACCTCGGGGGAGCGCCGGCCTGAGCACCTCCTGCCCCCGCCTGCAGACTTCAACACGGACAACTTCATCTGTAAGGAGGACCTGGAGCGCACGCTGGCACGGCTCACCAAGTCGGAGCTGGACGAGGATGAGGTGGTGCTCGTGTGTGACAAGGTCATCGAGGAGGCTGACCTGGACGGCGATGGCAAGCTGGGCTTCGCGGACTTTGAGGACATGATTGCCAAGGCCCCCGACTTCCTCAGgtgtggcctggggctggggtccccAGGGACGGCCGGGTCCCCCGCCTGCCCTCCCCAGAGGAGGTCAGCTCTGTCCTCTGCATCCTCCTAAGGGATGTGCCCTGGGCCAGGGCCAGTGGGCTTTCTGCTGAGGggcccttcctctctttccagcACCTTCCACATCCGGATCTGAGGACAATGCCGAGGGCGCAGGGGCCCCGAAGCCGGCGTCTGGCTCTGCTGTCTACACAAGTGTGACCTCCAAGCTGCCCAGAAAAGAGGCTGCGGCCTCTGGGGTTAGACCCACGACATTTCCTCGGCCCTTTCAGCAAAAAATCCTTAAccagggaggggggtgtggggagcagggccCTTCCCAGGCCCCGCCACAGGCCCTCCGTCTGTGCCCCCGAGCCCCCAGATCCCAGTCGTCTCCCCATCAGAAATGGCCCCAccgggaggggaaggcagagaccTCATGGGGCAGGGGATTCGGACGTGTCCCAAGTGCTGGGCAGGTGTCCCGGTCACCCAGGGCGAagtgaaaagggaaagaggacaAGGTTTCACAAGCTATGCAGTCATTCTCCAAAACCCACAGCTGGGCTGC belongs to Ailuropoda melanoleuca isolate Jingjing chromosome 9, ASM200744v2, whole genome shotgun sequence and includes:
- the CIB2 gene encoding calcium and integrin-binding family member 2 isoform X4, which codes for MGNKQTIFTEEQLDNYQDCTFFNKKDILKLHARFYELAPNLVPMDYRKSPVVHVPMSLIIQMPELRVREATAAGQENPFKERIVEAFSEDGEGNLTFNDFVDMFSVLCESAPRELKANYAFKIYAAVPLSGAWSHPVVCVRQKDGSRGSTLHELCLQFTPRASLLHLSPSSLGPLTSCAGHRARDFNTDNFICKEDLERTLARLTKSELDEDEVVLVCDKVIEEADLDGDGKLGFADFEDMIAKAPDFLSTFHIRI
- the CIB2 gene encoding calcium and integrin-binding family member 2 isoform X6, translated to MGNKQTIFTEEQLDNYQDCTFFNKKDILKLHARFYELAPNLVPMDYRKSPVVHVPMSLIIQMPELRENPFKERIVEAFSEDGEGNLTFNDFVDMFSVLCESAPRELKANYAFKIYAAVPLSGAWSHPVVCVRQKDGSRGSTLHELCLQFTPRASLLHLSPSSLGPLTSCAGHRARDFNTDNFICKEDLERTLARLTKSELDEDEVVLVCDKVIEEADLDGDGKLGFADFEDMIAKAPDFLSTFHIRI
- the CIB2 gene encoding calcium and integrin-binding family member 2 isoform X2 produces the protein MGNKQTIFTEEQLDNYQDCTFFNKKDILKMFTGICGRRAGSHHLALCVPCMRSQPGADGPGGAKWLESGGPWVRVPAPSLTGWLHARFYELAPNLVPMDYRKSPVVHVPMSLIIQMPELRENPFKERIVEAFSEDGEGNLTFNDFVDMFSVLCESAPRELKANYAFKIYAAVPLSGAWSHPVVCVRQKDGSRGSTLHELCLQFTPRASLLHLSPSSLGPLTSCAGHRARDFNTDNFICKEDLERTLARLTKSELDEDEVVLVCDKVIEEADLDGDGKLGFADFEDMIAKAPDFLSTFHIRI
- the CIB2 gene encoding calcium and integrin-binding family member 2 isoform X1, producing the protein MGNKQTIFTEEQLDNYQDCTFFNKKDILKMFTGICGRRAGSHHLALCVPCMRSQPGADGPGGAKWLESGGPWVRVPAPSLTGWLHARFYELAPNLVPMDYRKSPVVHVPMSLIIQMPELRVREATAAGQENPFKERIVEAFSEDGEGNLTFNDFVDMFSVLCESAPRELKANYAFKIYAAVPLSGAWSHPVVCVRQKDGSRGSTLHELCLQFTPRASLLHLSPSSLGPLTSCAGHRARDFNTDNFICKEDLERTLARLTKSELDEDEVVLVCDKVIEEADLDGDGKLGFADFEDMIAKAPDFLSTFHIRI
- the CIB2 gene encoding calcium and integrin-binding family member 2 isoform X3, producing the protein MFTGICGRRAGSHHLALCVPCMRSQPGADGPGGAKWLESGGPWVRVPAPSLTGWLHARFYELAPNLVPMDYRKSPVVHVPMSLIIQMPELRVREATAAGQENPFKERIVEAFSEDGEGNLTFNDFVDMFSVLCESAPRELKANYAFKIYAAVPLSGAWSHPVVCVRQKDGSRGSTLHELCLQFTPRASLLHLSPSSLGPLTSCAGHRARDFNTDNFICKEDLERTLARLTKSELDEDEVVLVCDKVIEEADLDGDGKLGFADFEDMIAKAPDFLSTFHIRI
- the CIB2 gene encoding calcium and integrin-binding family member 2 isoform X7, with the protein product MGNKQTIFTEEQLDNYQDCTFFNKKDILKMFTGICGRRAGSHHLALCVPCMRSQPGADGPGGAKWLESGGPWVRVPAPSLTGWLHARFYELAPNLVPMDYRKSPVVHVPMSLIIQMPELRENPFKERIVEAFSEDGEGNLTFNDFVDMFSVLCESAPRELKANYAFKIYDFNTDNFICKEDLERTLARLTKSELDEDEVVLVCDKVIEEADLDGDGKLGFADFEDMIAKAPDFLSTFHIRI
- the CIB2 gene encoding calcium and integrin-binding family member 2 isoform X5; protein product: MGNKQTIFTEEQLDNYQDCTFFNKKDILKMFTGICGRRAGSHHLALCVPCMRSQPGADGPGGAKWLESGGPWVRVPAPSLTGWLHARFYELAPNLVPMDYRKSPVVHVPMSLIIQMPELRVREATAAGQENPFKERIVEAFSEDGEGNLTFNDFVDMFSVLCESAPRELKANYAFKIYDFNTDNFICKEDLERTLARLTKSELDEDEVVLVCDKVIEEADLDGDGKLGFADFEDMIAKAPDFLSTFHIRI
- the CIB2 gene encoding calcium and integrin-binding family member 2 isoform X10, which codes for MGNKQTIFTEEQLDNYQDCTFFNKKDILKLHARFYELAPNLVPMDYRKSPVVHVPMSLIIQMPELRENPFKERIVEAFSEDGEGNLTFNDFVDMFSVLCESAPRELKANYAFKIYDFNTDNFICKEDLERTLARLTKSELDEDEVVLVCDKVIEEADLDGDGKLGFADFEDMIAKAPDFLSTFHIRI
- the CIB2 gene encoding calcium and integrin-binding family member 2 isoform X8; this encodes MDYRKSPVVHVPMSLIIQMPELRVREATAAGQENPFKERIVEAFSEDGEGNLTFNDFVDMFSVLCESAPRELKANYAFKIYAAVPLSGAWSHPVVCVRQKDGSRGSTLHELCLQFTPRASLLHLSPSSLGPLTSCAGHRARDFNTDNFICKEDLERTLARLTKSELDEDEVVLVCDKVIEEADLDGDGKLGFADFEDMIAKAPDFLSTFHIRI
- the CIB2 gene encoding calcium and integrin-binding family member 2 isoform X9, whose amino-acid sequence is MDYRKSPVVHVPMSLIIQMPELRENPFKERIVEAFSEDGEGNLTFNDFVDMFSVLCESAPRELKANYAFKIYAAVPLSGAWSHPVVCVRQKDGSRGSTLHELCLQFTPRASLLHLSPSSLGPLTSCAGHRARDFNTDNFICKEDLERTLARLTKSELDEDEVVLVCDKVIEEADLDGDGKLGFADFEDMIAKAPDFLSTFHIRI
- the CIB2 gene encoding calcium and integrin-binding family member 2 isoform X11; protein product: MGNKQTIFTEEQLDNYQENPFKERIVEAFSEDGEGNLTFNDFVDMFSVLCESAPRELKANYAFKIYDFNTDNFICKEDLERTLARLTKSELDEDEVVLVCDKVIEEADLDGDGKLGFADFEDMIAKAPDFLSTFHIRI